One window of Pseudomonas sp. FP198 genomic DNA carries:
- a CDS encoding GtrA family protein, giving the protein MTFFRYGAIQLVAYGLDMGIFLLLVALFADQPVLANVAGKVVAGTFAFFSHRHFTFLSTRVGSKAQALRYFSLLAINIPLASVLLSAGLYFIDNPVPVKFVSDVICVALTYWISKRFVFRTDTHPPAPADRAEGARP; this is encoded by the coding sequence TTGACCTTTTTCCGATACGGCGCCATCCAACTCGTGGCCTATGGGCTGGACATGGGGATCTTCTTGCTGCTGGTCGCGCTATTCGCCGACCAACCCGTGCTGGCCAACGTCGCCGGCAAAGTCGTGGCCGGGACGTTCGCGTTCTTTTCGCATCGGCATTTCACGTTCCTGTCGACACGCGTCGGCAGCAAGGCTCAAGCACTGCGCTATTTTTCATTGCTCGCCATCAATATTCCGCTCGCTTCGGTGCTGCTCAGCGCGGGGCTGTACTTCATCGACAACCCTGTCCCGGTGAAATTTGTCAGCGACGTGATCTGCGTAGCGCTGACCTACTGGATCAGCAAGCGGTTCGTGTTTCGTACCGATACGCACCCGCCGGCTCCCGCTGACCGAGCCGAAGGCGCACGACCATGA
- a CDS encoding NAD(P)-dependent oxidoreductase, producing the protein MTLLITGATGYIGQRLSALAAASGHEVICATRQPCPAPYAWLPYDLRGPAPECPAGTQALIHLAADTSPDTDTNADAEINAALALIDCARQGSARFIFISSQTAEATAPSVYGRTKWRIEQHVLAAGGTVIRPGQVYGGPERGLFGLLTGLVRRSPFIPTLMPAPRVQPIHVDDLAAAILAIAERDDTHGEVLNLGAVKPIAFGLFLGAIATHRVRATRLPIPVPVALLRLLRLILGRSLSRKLGLERIFSLIHLPPMDTERSLEKLGIALRPLAHGMHRSGHGQRRGLLQEAAVLLGYLLKRAPQKSLVRRYARALERAGETRPVIHSRLLMGWPILLTLLDNPGVLRSPEGQELAWRLQVALGIAEASPQGAQVFLGTQWPRSLVATLVALGLTSVKALAWKIAALSCRAFARPLLLGSEAHREA; encoded by the coding sequence ATGACGCTACTGATTACCGGTGCGACCGGCTACATCGGACAACGCTTGAGTGCCCTCGCGGCGGCAAGCGGTCACGAGGTCATTTGCGCCACCCGCCAGCCGTGCCCTGCCCCCTATGCCTGGCTGCCTTATGACCTGCGGGGCCCGGCGCCCGAATGCCCGGCTGGCACTCAGGCGCTGATCCATCTGGCGGCCGACACATCACCCGATACTGACACTAACGCGGACGCTGAAATAAACGCGGCCCTGGCGCTGATCGATTGCGCCCGACAAGGCTCGGCCAGGTTCATCTTCATTTCCAGTCAAACCGCCGAGGCCACGGCCCCGAGCGTTTATGGCCGGACCAAGTGGCGTATCGAGCAGCATGTGCTTGCCGCCGGGGGCACCGTAATCCGCCCCGGACAAGTGTACGGCGGCCCCGAACGCGGGCTTTTTGGTCTGTTGACCGGGCTGGTTCGCCGGAGCCCGTTCATTCCGACCCTCATGCCAGCGCCTCGCGTGCAGCCGATCCATGTCGACGACCTCGCGGCCGCGATACTGGCCATCGCCGAGCGGGACGACACTCACGGTGAGGTCCTCAATCTGGGCGCCGTGAAACCGATTGCCTTTGGCTTGTTCCTGGGCGCAATCGCGACGCACCGGGTCCGCGCCACTCGCCTGCCAATCCCCGTGCCGGTGGCATTGCTCAGGCTGTTGCGGCTGATACTCGGACGATCCTTGAGCAGAAAACTCGGCCTGGAGCGGATCTTTTCCCTTATTCATCTGCCGCCCATGGACACCGAGCGTTCCCTGGAAAAACTCGGCATCGCGTTGCGCCCCCTTGCCCACGGCATGCATCGCTCCGGTCATGGGCAACGTCGAGGCCTGCTTCAGGAAGCCGCGGTGCTCTTGGGCTACCTGCTCAAACGAGCGCCGCAAAAAAGCCTGGTCAGGCGCTATGCCAGGGCACTGGAGCGTGCGGGCGAAACCCGTCCCGTCATTCACTCACGCCTGCTGATGGGCTGGCCGATACTCTTGACGCTGCTGGACAACCCCGGCGTCCTGCGCTCGCCTGAGGGCCAGGAACTGGCCTGGCGCCTGCAGGTTGCACTCGGTATCGCCGAAGCCAGCCCCCAAGGCGCGCAGGTGTTTCTCGGCACCCAATGGCCGCGCAGCCTTGTCGCCACGCTGGTTGCGTTGGGACTCACCTCGGTCAAAGCGTTGGCGTGGAAGATAGCGGCGTTGTCGTGCCGTGCTTTTGCCCGCCCGCTGCTGCTTGGAAGTGAAGCCCACCGTGAAGCCTGA
- a CDS encoding cysteine dioxygenase family protein, with protein sequence MNTRNRADVIEDFLKQVRVIHQRGVDRAALKQIVMLLEGLAERRDLFNFEAFPAPQPGQGSSAFRYRLNDDGDTPTLYLNSLLPGKSTIPHNHETWAIISAIEGQEINYVYQRDDEGREPGFTTLYLEKEVIVQPGTSIAFLGEDLHGIRVAGEQPTLHFHLYGLPLESLNGRYGVEADGRILNYNASQMAPSIKAYA encoded by the coding sequence ATGAACACCCGTAACCGTGCCGATGTCATCGAGGACTTCCTCAAGCAAGTGCGCGTCATCCATCAGCGTGGCGTCGACCGCGCCGCGCTCAAGCAGATCGTCATGCTGCTGGAAGGCCTGGCGGAACGCCGCGATCTGTTCAATTTCGAGGCGTTCCCGGCGCCGCAGCCGGGGCAGGGCAGCAGCGCGTTTCGCTATCGTCTCAACGATGACGGCGACACCCCGACGCTGTACCTGAACTCGTTGCTGCCGGGCAAGAGCACTATCCCTCACAACCATGAGACTTGGGCCATCATCAGCGCCATCGAAGGCCAGGAAATCAACTACGTCTATCAACGCGATGACGAAGGACGGGAGCCCGGATTCACCACGCTGTACTTGGAAAAGGAAGTGATCGTACAGCCCGGAACCTCCATCGCCTTCCTCGGCGAGGACCTGCATGGCATTCGGGTCGCAGGCGAGCAACCGACCCTGCATTTCCATCTTTATGGCCTGCCGCTGGAGTCGCTCAACGGCCGTTACGGCGTCGAAGCCGATGGGCGAATCCTCAATTACAACGCCTCGCAGATGGCGCCGTCGATCAAGGCCTATGCCTGA
- a CDS encoding class I SAM-dependent methyltransferase, with product MRDSYPQVLATDVVASEKLDMALDAQAMSLDDDSVRAFYGQNCFHHFPHPERFFTELERTLRIGGGAILIEPFHGPFAAFLYKRLFKSEGFDMHFPSWHTPATGPMNGANQALSYIVFVRDRQAFERKYPGLEIVHQEICGNYLRYLVSGGLNFRQLLPDVFIPVLKVIEKLLYPLRRILALHHIVVIRRTS from the coding sequence ATGCGCGACTCATACCCGCAAGTGTTGGCCACGGACGTTGTCGCCAGTGAGAAACTCGACATGGCGCTCGATGCCCAGGCAATGAGCCTGGACGATGATTCGGTCAGGGCCTTTTATGGCCAGAACTGTTTTCACCACTTTCCTCATCCCGAACGGTTTTTCACGGAGCTGGAAAGGACACTCAGGATCGGCGGCGGGGCCATTCTGATCGAGCCCTTTCACGGCCCCTTTGCCGCGTTCCTCTATAAGCGCCTGTTCAAGTCCGAAGGCTTCGACATGCACTTCCCCTCTTGGCATACACCGGCGACCGGCCCCATGAACGGCGCCAACCAGGCCCTCAGCTACATCGTTTTCGTTCGCGACCGGCAGGCGTTCGAGCGTAAGTACCCGGGCCTGGAGATCGTCCACCAGGAAATCTGCGGCAACTACCTGCGGTATCTGGTTTCCGGTGGCCTGAACTTTCGCCAGCTGTTGCCTGACGTATTCATCCCTGTGCTCAAGGTCATCGAAAAACTGCTGTATCCGTTGCGCCGGATATTGGCCTTGCACCACATCGTGGTGATCCGGAGGACGTCTTGA
- the metC gene encoding cystathionine beta-lyase encodes MSQTLTPQQLQQWLFDGQEIALFDVREHGQYGEAHLFFGVNLPYSRLELEVRRLAPNLQVRLVLHDQDGGDLATRAAQRLHALGYANVHVLEGGADGWQAAGYQLFAGVHVPSKAFGEQVEAVRHTPHVSARQLAQWQARGEPLVILDGRPLEEYRKMTIPGSICCPNGELGYRVHDLVPDKHTPIVINCAGRTRSIIGAQTLIDLGLKNPIYALENGTQGWHLEDFHLEHGSQRRYADQVSSATLSTQRLAATRLADWAGVPTVGAAQVERWAAEAGRSLFLCDVRTAEEFAAGTLPGAQHTPGGQLIQSTDLYVGVRQARVVLFDDDGVRAPIIASWLRQLGHEAFVLSGGLSSGLALPLPAVFAPAELPGISAQAVADALRDDAVALIDLRSSSAYRKGHIAGARWSIRPLLAGALAGERRPLVLVADDPRLAALAALELSRTDVHWLAGGVDAWRSAGLALREGVDTLPDEQCIDFLFFTHDRHSGNKDAARQYLAWEIGLLAQMNEAEIASLNPLQGPPQSAVDARLRTRLVHGARSEKGTGARTVNVPVSRLSTVLFDNLAQMRDARSRRDSERVLTYGARGNPTAFALEDLVTELEGGYRTRLFGTGLAAVAQTFLAYLRPGDHVLITDAVYAPVRRVARDFLEAFGVEVGYFTPDGSDLPGRLQANTRMVYTEVPGSLLYELCDLPAIAALCKPRGILLAVDNTWGSGVLYRPLALGADISIMALTKYLSGHSDVVMGSVCTRQEVWPALAAMSDTFGNTVSPDDAYLVLRGVRTLAPRLDAHERQALAIAHWLQAQPQVKRVFHPALPDHPGHGLWLRDFKGSNGLLSFELRENDDAYLERFIDALQVFGLGASWGGFESLVTVADTQDRQSAEDRALNPVVRLHVGLEDVEVLIEDLQRSFVAAG; translated from the coding sequence ATGAGCCAGACCTTGACTCCCCAGCAACTGCAGCAGTGGTTGTTCGACGGGCAGGAAATCGCCCTGTTTGACGTGCGTGAGCACGGCCAGTACGGCGAAGCCCATCTGTTTTTCGGGGTGAACCTGCCCTATAGCCGCCTGGAGCTGGAGGTTCGACGGCTGGCGCCGAACCTTCAGGTCCGGTTGGTGCTCCATGACCAGGATGGCGGAGACCTGGCGACACGCGCGGCGCAGCGCCTGCACGCGCTGGGCTACGCCAACGTGCACGTCCTGGAGGGTGGCGCCGACGGTTGGCAGGCCGCTGGCTATCAGCTGTTCGCTGGCGTGCATGTGCCGTCGAAGGCTTTCGGCGAGCAGGTGGAGGCGGTCCGTCATACGCCTCACGTCAGCGCCCGCCAACTGGCGCAATGGCAGGCGCGGGGTGAGCCGCTGGTGATACTCGACGGCCGGCCCTTGGAGGAGTATCGCAAGATGACCATTCCCGGGTCGATCTGCTGCCCGAATGGCGAACTGGGGTACCGCGTGCATGATCTGGTGCCGGACAAGCACACCCCCATCGTGATCAATTGCGCCGGCCGGACCCGCAGCATCATCGGCGCCCAGACGCTGATCGACCTCGGTCTGAAAAATCCGATCTATGCGCTGGAGAACGGCACGCAGGGCTGGCATCTGGAAGATTTTCACCTGGAGCACGGCAGCCAACGGCGTTATGCCGACCAGGTGTCGAGCGCCACGTTGTCTACGCAGCGTCTGGCGGCAACACGCCTGGCCGATTGGGCCGGAGTGCCTACGGTCGGCGCTGCCCAGGTCGAGCGGTGGGCGGCAGAGGCCGGGCGCAGCCTGTTTCTCTGCGATGTGCGCACCGCCGAGGAGTTTGCCGCCGGTACATTGCCGGGCGCGCAGCACACGCCGGGCGGACAGTTGATTCAATCCACCGATCTGTATGTGGGCGTTCGTCAGGCGCGGGTGGTGCTGTTTGACGATGACGGCGTGCGTGCACCGATCATCGCCAGTTGGCTGCGGCAGCTCGGGCATGAAGCTTTTGTATTGTCGGGCGGATTGAGCAGTGGCCTGGCGTTACCGCTTCCAGCCGTCTTCGCGCCTGCGGAACTGCCCGGGATCAGCGCGCAGGCCGTGGCGGATGCCCTGAGGGATGACGCGGTGGCGCTGATCGACCTGCGTTCGAGCAGCGCGTATCGCAAAGGTCACATTGCCGGGGCGCGCTGGTCGATCCGACCCTTGCTGGCCGGTGCGCTGGCGGGCGAGCGGCGGCCGCTGGTGCTGGTCGCCGATGATCCTCGGCTCGCGGCCTTGGCGGCGCTGGAGCTATCGCGAACCGACGTTCATTGGCTCGCTGGCGGGGTCGATGCGTGGCGCTCGGCCGGCCTGGCGCTACGAGAAGGCGTCGACACGTTGCCGGACGAACAGTGCATTGATTTCCTGTTTTTCACCCACGACCGCCATTCCGGAAACAAGGACGCGGCGCGCCAGTACCTGGCGTGGGAAATCGGCTTGCTGGCGCAGATGAACGAAGCGGAGATCGCCAGCCTCAACCCGCTGCAGGGCCCGCCTCAAAGCGCTGTCGATGCGCGGCTTCGCACCCGTCTGGTCCATGGCGCGCGCAGCGAAAAGGGCACCGGTGCCCGGACCGTCAACGTGCCGGTCAGTCGCTTGAGCACGGTGTTGTTCGACAACCTCGCACAGATGCGTGACGCCCGTTCCCGGCGCGACAGCGAGCGAGTGCTGACCTATGGCGCTCGCGGCAACCCGACCGCCTTCGCCCTCGAAGACCTCGTCACCGAACTGGAGGGCGGCTACCGCACCCGGCTGTTCGGTACCGGGTTGGCTGCCGTGGCGCAAACCTTCCTGGCCTACCTGCGGCCCGGCGATCATGTGCTGATCACCGATGCGGTGTATGCGCCGGTACGCCGCGTGGCCCGGGATTTCCTCGAAGCCTTCGGCGTAGAAGTCGGCTATTTCACCCCCGATGGCAGTGATCTGCCCGGACGGCTGCAAGCCAACACCCGGATGGTCTACACCGAAGTGCCCGGCTCATTGCTGTACGAGCTCTGCGACTTGCCGGCCATCGCCGCGCTCTGCAAGCCGCGCGGCATCCTCCTGGCCGTGGACAATACCTGGGGTTCGGGCGTGCTGTACCGGCCGCTGGCGTTGGGCGCAGACATCTCGATCATGGCCCTGACCAAATACCTGAGCGGCCACAGCGACGTGGTCATGGGCAGCGTCTGCACGCGCCAGGAGGTTTGGCCAGCACTGGCGGCCATGAGCGACACCTTCGGCAATACCGTCAGCCCCGACGACGCCTATCTGGTCCTGCGCGGCGTACGCACCCTGGCGCCACGCCTCGACGCCCATGAGCGTCAGGCACTGGCAATCGCCCATTGGTTGCAGGCGCAGCCGCAGGTGAAACGGGTCTTCCACCCAGCGTTGCCCGATCATCCCGGTCACGGTTTATGGCTGCGGGACTTCAAGGGCAGCAATGGACTGCTGTCTTTTGAGCTTCGCGAAAATGACGACGCGTACCTGGAGCGCTTTATCGATGCGTTGCAGGTGTTCGGGTTGGGGGCGTCCTGGGGTGGGTTCGAGAGTCTGGTGACCGTTGCCGATACCCAGGATCGGCAAAGCGCCGAGGATCGGGCGTTGAACCCGGTGGTGCGCTTGCATGTGGGGTTGGAGGATGTCGAGGTGTTGATCGAGGACCTGCAGCGGAGTTTTGTGGCTGCCGGATGA
- a CDS encoding glycosyltransferase family 2 protein, which yields MNTTTAIFTDELRVAVVIPSYRVTAHIVGVIDAIGPEVWRIYVIDDACPDGSGGHVLASCNDPRVKVLPHDINKGVGGAVMTGYRAALADGASIIVKVDGDGQMDPTLIPLFIEPILAGEADYTKGNRFFDLEEVQSMPRIRLFGNAVLSLMAKLSTGYWDLFDPTNGYTAIHRDVARLLPLDKVSQRYFFETDILFRLNTVRAVVVDIPMEARYGDEVSHLKISKIVGEFLFKHLRNFTKRVLYNYYLRDMSLASIELPVGILMFVFGILFGSYHWFESAQHGVATPAGTVMLSALPMLMGLQLIMAFLGYDIASVPNRPRHSRRRATSLREEKSLKR from the coding sequence GTCATCGACGCCATCGGGCCGGAGGTCTGGCGCATCTATGTCATTGACGATGCCTGCCCGGACGGTTCGGGCGGGCATGTCCTGGCCTCATGTAACGACCCTCGGGTCAAGGTGCTGCCCCATGACATCAACAAAGGTGTCGGGGGTGCGGTCATGACCGGCTATCGAGCCGCCCTCGCTGACGGCGCAAGTATCATCGTCAAGGTCGACGGCGACGGTCAGATGGACCCGACCCTGATTCCGCTGTTCATCGAACCGATCCTGGCGGGTGAAGCCGACTACACCAAGGGCAATCGGTTTTTCGACCTGGAGGAAGTCCAGTCGATGCCGCGAATTCGTCTGTTCGGCAATGCCGTGTTGTCGTTGATGGCCAAACTGTCGACGGGTTACTGGGATCTGTTCGACCCGACCAACGGCTATACCGCGATTCACCGTGACGTCGCCAGGCTGCTGCCCCTGGACAAGGTCAGCCAACGCTATTTTTTCGAGACCGACATCCTGTTCCGCCTGAACACCGTGCGCGCGGTGGTGGTGGATATTCCGATGGAAGCCCGCTACGGCGATGAAGTCAGTCACCTGAAGATCTCAAAGATCGTCGGCGAATTCCTCTTCAAGCACCTGCGCAACTTCACCAAGCGCGTGCTCTACAACTACTACTTGCGCGACATGTCCCTGGCTTCGATCGAGCTGCCGGTCGGCATCCTGATGTTCGTGTTCGGCATCCTGTTCGGCAGTTATCACTGGTTCGAGTCGGCGCAGCATGGCGTCGCGACGCCAGCCGGCACTGTGATGCTCAGCGCATTGCCGATGCTCATGGGGCTGCAATTGATCATGGCGTTTCTCGGTTACGACATCGCTTCGGTCCCCAACAGGCCTCGGCATTCCAGGCGTAGGGCTACTTCATTGCGGGAAGAAAAGTCATTAAAGCGCTAA
- a CDS encoding GMC oxidoreductase — MKPEFDVIIVGSGPAGTSAAYPLVKAGLRVLMVDAQANSASPAPPTRPFLSARANDAHQWKWMIGENFHALDQLDAVSPKLKTPTHAHVFEGFSAGNRIETENFIGIGSLATGGLSNAWGCGVATLGAGDFAGLPIDYSEMRASYETVARRIGISGRLNDDLSSYFGLDEWSQPPLPLDSLHQRLLDRYTRRRAVFPDLGFRLGRSRVAALSQPLEERKACDLSGNCLWGCHHQALYSASQELSKLKQYPGFQHVQNFLVEDLLKQDDAWTITDHRSARRLRGARLLLAAGTLASTRLVLKCLNHSAPVPLLSSPTAAFLLWLPRMLGTPRVPVFGLGQLSFTLELTPGTTAFGSTFSTTGLPMTEFVSRIPISKRYSIEWLRNLLSACVVGNVFLPGQLSSNTALLRPDGSLSITGQVHPELPGVMKAAETRLRRIYWKMGALLMPMSFTVGRPGADIHYAGTLPMHSMPKIGQTDRLGQVAGLDGVHVVDGACLPSLTEKSHTLTLMANADRIARSLTTMIGNQQS; from the coding sequence GTGAAGCCTGAGTTCGATGTGATCATTGTCGGCAGCGGCCCGGCCGGGACTTCAGCGGCCTATCCGCTGGTCAAGGCGGGCCTGCGAGTGCTCATGGTCGATGCCCAGGCCAACAGCGCCTCACCGGCGCCGCCAACCCGGCCATTCCTCAGTGCCAGGGCCAACGACGCGCATCAGTGGAAATGGATGATCGGCGAAAACTTCCACGCCCTGGACCAACTGGACGCCGTATCGCCCAAGCTGAAGACGCCGACCCACGCCCATGTCTTCGAAGGGTTCAGCGCCGGCAATCGCATCGAGACCGAAAACTTTATCGGCATCGGCTCACTGGCCACCGGAGGCCTGTCCAATGCCTGGGGTTGCGGCGTGGCAACGCTGGGCGCCGGTGACTTTGCCGGGCTGCCCATCGATTATTCCGAGATGCGGGCGTCCTACGAAACGGTCGCGCGCCGGATCGGTATCAGTGGCCGGCTCAACGACGATCTCTCCAGCTACTTCGGTCTGGATGAGTGGTCGCAACCGCCCCTGCCGCTGGACAGCCTGCATCAGCGCTTGCTCGACCGCTACACCCGGCGCCGAGCAGTGTTTCCCGACCTGGGCTTTCGCCTTGGCCGTTCAAGAGTCGCCGCCTTGAGCCAGCCCCTTGAGGAGCGCAAGGCCTGCGATCTTTCTGGAAACTGCTTGTGGGGCTGTCACCACCAAGCCTTGTACAGCGCCTCGCAAGAGCTGAGCAAACTCAAGCAATACCCTGGGTTCCAGCACGTCCAGAATTTCCTGGTGGAGGATCTGCTGAAACAAGACGACGCATGGACCATCACCGATCATCGCTCCGCCCGGCGCTTGCGCGGTGCGCGCCTGTTGTTGGCGGCGGGCACACTGGCCTCGACCCGGCTCGTCCTCAAGTGCCTGAACCATTCCGCACCGGTACCGCTGCTGTCATCGCCGACGGCGGCCTTCCTGTTATGGCTGCCAAGAATGCTCGGCACCCCGAGAGTGCCGGTATTTGGCCTGGGCCAGCTCTCGTTCACCCTGGAGTTGACGCCCGGCACCACGGCGTTCGGTTCGACGTTCAGCACCACGGGCTTGCCCATGACCGAGTTCGTCAGCCGGATTCCCATAAGCAAACGCTACAGCATCGAATGGCTGAGGAACCTGCTCAGCGCGTGCGTCGTCGGCAATGTCTTCCTTCCCGGGCAGTTGTCCAGCAATACGGCGCTGCTGCGCCCCGACGGGTCCTTGAGCATCACCGGCCAAGTGCATCCCGAGCTCCCCGGGGTGATGAAAGCCGCCGAGACCAGGCTGCGCCGGATCTATTGGAAGATGGGCGCGCTGTTGATGCCCATGAGTTTCACCGTCGGCCGACCGGGAGCAGATATCCACTATGCGGGAACCCTACCCATGCACTCGATGCCGAAGATTGGCCAGACCGATCGCCTTGGCCAGGTCGCAGGCCTCGACGGCGTGCATGTCGTCGACGGCGCCTGTCTGCCCAGCCTTACCGAGAAATCGCACACGTTGACCCTGATGGCCAACGCGGACCGGATAGCACGCTCTCTGACAACAATGATAGGAAATCAGCAGTCATGA
- a CDS encoding glycosyl transferase: MRMIYLSPVPWASFSQRPHHFVNWYHQQTGAQVLWIDPYPTRLPTLNDIRSKPPVADQHSVTVPPWLHVCKPRSLPIEPLPGSAMLLKRLWRNLFKETAAFAAAGPCLIGVGKPSELALQLLARMPASPAVYDAMDDFPAFYQGLSRRSMERRQAQLIRRVDRVLASSSHLRNKLLGMTDQVELALNACDVHGLAPVESPDLSAKQPVLGYVGTLGRWFDWDLVTALAQANPGHRIRLIGPVFTPAPCVLPANIELLPECSHADAMTAMATFSVGLIPFKLNRLTASVDPIKYYEYRALGLPVISTRFGEMALRDREPGVWIVDQGTDLRNTVAAALASQSDHATVQQFRQAHLWAKRFSAVDLMPAALEKPEVW; the protein is encoded by the coding sequence ATGAGAATGATCTACCTGTCCCCGGTGCCATGGGCCAGTTTCAGCCAGCGCCCCCATCATTTCGTCAACTGGTATCACCAGCAGACTGGCGCACAGGTGCTCTGGATCGACCCCTACCCGACGCGCTTGCCCACGTTGAACGACATCAGGTCCAAGCCGCCTGTTGCCGATCAGCACAGCGTCACCGTTCCCCCCTGGTTGCACGTTTGCAAACCCCGGAGCCTGCCCATTGAGCCGCTTCCAGGCTCGGCAATGCTGCTCAAGCGACTGTGGCGCAACCTGTTCAAGGAGACTGCGGCTTTTGCCGCCGCCGGCCCCTGCCTGATAGGTGTCGGAAAACCTTCCGAACTGGCCTTGCAACTGCTGGCGCGCATGCCTGCAAGCCCTGCCGTCTACGACGCGATGGATGATTTCCCGGCCTTTTATCAGGGCCTGTCACGCCGGTCCATGGAGCGTCGCCAGGCGCAGCTTATTCGACGGGTAGACAGAGTGCTGGCCTCCTCCAGCCACCTGCGCAATAAACTCCTGGGCATGACCGACCAGGTAGAACTGGCTCTCAATGCCTGTGATGTGCACGGACTTGCGCCAGTTGAAAGCCCGGACCTGAGCGCCAAACAACCGGTGCTTGGTTATGTCGGCACCCTGGGTCGCTGGTTCGACTGGGACCTGGTCACCGCGCTGGCCCAGGCCAACCCTGGACACCGGATCCGGCTGATCGGCCCCGTCTTCACACCGGCGCCCTGCGTATTGCCTGCCAACATCGAGCTGCTACCCGAGTGTTCCCATGCCGATGCAATGACGGCCATGGCAACGTTTTCGGTAGGCCTGATTCCGTTCAAGCTCAACCGCCTGACTGCCTCGGTCGACCCGATCAAATACTACGAGTACCGGGCCCTCGGCCTGCCTGTCATCTCGACCCGCTTCGGTGAAATGGCCCTGCGCGACCGTGAGCCGGGCGTCTGGATCGTGGATCAAGGCACTGACCTGCGCAACACCGTCGCTGCAGCGCTCGCCAGTCAAAGCGACCATGCAACCGTTCAGCAATTTCGTCAGGCGCATCTCTGGGCCAAGCGTTTTTCGGCGGTAGACCTCATGCCTGCCGCATTGGAGAAACCAGAAGTCTGGTAA
- a CDS encoding amino acid ABC transporter ATP-binding protein yields MPSTETVAEPLVSLRDLHLSFGSNPVLKGIDLDVRRGEAVSIIGPSGSGKSTILRCITGLLQPQRGRIRVGATEVHTLAQEAQRIELRKRVGFVFQQYNLFPHLSVLENLVIAPRKVLGRNRSDAEKDARALLAKVRMEHKADAYPGQLSGGQQQRVAIARALAMRPELILFDEVTSALDPETVGEVLTVIRELTEEGMTCVLVTHEMRFAEEISDVVYFTENGVIVEHGSAAQVFQQPTSERTREFLRHALGDPGRRPPLARDDPYLLTNLSRYSLSV; encoded by the coding sequence ATGCCTTCTACTGAAACCGTCGCCGAGCCCCTCGTCAGCCTGCGCGACCTGCACCTGTCGTTCGGCAGCAACCCGGTGCTCAAGGGCATCGACCTGGACGTTCGCCGTGGCGAAGCCGTGTCGATCATCGGGCCCTCCGGCTCGGGCAAATCGACGATCCTGCGTTGTATCACCGGGCTGTTGCAGCCCCAGCGTGGCCGCATCCGTGTCGGTGCCACCGAGGTCCATACACTGGCCCAGGAGGCCCAGCGCATCGAATTGCGCAAGCGCGTCGGGTTCGTGTTCCAGCAGTACAACCTGTTCCCGCACCTGTCGGTATTGGAGAACCTGGTGATCGCTCCGCGCAAGGTGCTCGGCCGCAACCGCAGCGATGCCGAAAAGGATGCGCGGGCCTTGCTCGCCAAGGTGCGCATGGAGCACAAGGCAGACGCCTATCCGGGGCAACTCTCGGGCGGACAGCAGCAACGCGTGGCGATCGCCCGCGCGCTGGCGATGCGCCCGGAGCTGATCCTGTTCGATGAAGTGACCTCGGCCCTGGATCCGGAAACCGTCGGCGAAGTGTTGACGGTGATTCGCGAGCTGACCGAGGAGGGCATGACCTGCGTGCTGGTGACCCATGAAATGCGCTTCGCCGAAGAGATCAGCGACGTCGTCTATTTCACCGAGAACGGCGTGATCGTCGAGCACGGAAGCGCCGCCCAGGTCTTCCAGCAGCCCACCAGCGAGCGCACCCGCGAATTCCTGCGCCACGCCTTGGGCGACCCTGGGCGACGGCCGCCCCTCGCCCGGGACGATCCGTATCTGTTGACCAACCTGAGCCGCTACAGCCTGTCCGTCTGA